A region of Panthera uncia isolate 11264 chromosome D4, Puncia_PCG_1.0, whole genome shotgun sequence DNA encodes the following proteins:
- the ANP32B gene encoding acidic leucine-rich nuclear phosphoprotein 32 family member B isoform X2 — translation MVVVFALFFVLCMFLKAWFCFVFFFFPLCHSQVRELVLDNCKSNDGKIEGLTAEFVNLEFLSLINVGLISVSNLPKLPKLKKLELSDNRIFGGLDMLAEKLPNLTHLNLSGNKLKDISTLEPLKKLEYLKSLDLFNCEVTNLNDYRESVFKLLPQLTYLDGYDREDREAPDSDAEVDGVDEEEEDEEGEDEEDEEDEDGEEEEFDDEDDEDEDEDVEGEDDEDEVSGEEEEFGHDGEVDEDEDEEDEDEDEVYRIFPVSTKALRLCQTP, via the exons ATGGTTGtagtttttgctttgttctttgttttatgtatgtttttgaaagcttggttttgttttgtttttttcttttttcccctttgtcattCACAGGTTCGAGAACTTGTTCTGGACAATTGCAAATCAAATGATGGGAAAATTGAGGGCTTAACAGCTGAATTTGTGAACTTAGAGTTCCTCAGTTTAATAAATGTAGGCTTGATTTCAGTTTCAAATCTCCCCAAACTACCTAAATTGAAAAAG CTTGAGCTCAGTGACAATAGAATCTTTGGAGGTCTGGACATGTTAGCAGAAAAACTTCCAAATCTCACACATCTAAACTTAAGTGGAAATAAGCTGAAAGATATCAGCACCTTGGAACCTTTG aaaaagtTGGAATATCTGAAAAGCCTGGATCTGTTTAACTGTGAGGTTACTAACCTGAATGACTACCGAGAGAGTGTCTTTAAGCTCCTGCCTCAGTTGACCTACCTGGATGGCTATGACCGAGAGGATCGGGAAGCGCCTGACTCAGATGCTGAGGTGGATGGTGTGGATGAAGAAGAGGAGGATGAAG AAGGAGAAGatgaggaggacgaggaggatgAGGATGGTGAGGAGGAAGAGTTTGATGATGAAGACGATGAAGATGAAGACGAAGATGTAGAAGGGGAAGATGATGAAGACGAAGTCAGTGGGGAG GAAGAAGAATTTGGACACGATGGAGAAGTTGATGAAGATGAAGACGAGGAGGATGAAGATGAAGATGAAG TTTACAGAATTTTTCCAGTATCTACCAAAGCACTTAGGTTGTGCCAGACTCCTTAG
- the ANP32B gene encoding acidic leucine-rich nuclear phosphoprotein 32 family member B isoform X1: protein MFLKAWFCFVFFFFPLCHSQVRELVLDNCKSNDGKIEGLTAEFVNLEFLSLINVGLISVSNLPKLPKLKKLELSDNRIFGGLDMLAEKLPNLTHLNLSGNKLKDISTLEPLKKLEYLKSLDLFNCEVTNLNDYRESVFKLLPQLTYLDGYDREDREAPDSDAEVDGVDEEEEDEEGEDEEDEEDEDGEEEEFDDEDDEDEDEDVEGEDDEDEVSGEEEEFGHDGEVDEDEDEEDEDEDEEEEESGKGEKRKRETDDEGEDD from the exons atgtttttgaaagcttggttttgttttgtttttttcttttttcccctttgtcattCACAGGTTCGAGAACTTGTTCTGGACAATTGCAAATCAAATGATGGGAAAATTGAGGGCTTAACAGCTGAATTTGTGAACTTAGAGTTCCTCAGTTTAATAAATGTAGGCTTGATTTCAGTTTCAAATCTCCCCAAACTACCTAAATTGAAAAAG CTTGAGCTCAGTGACAATAGAATCTTTGGAGGTCTGGACATGTTAGCAGAAAAACTTCCAAATCTCACACATCTAAACTTAAGTGGAAATAAGCTGAAAGATATCAGCACCTTGGAACCTTTG aaaaagtTGGAATATCTGAAAAGCCTGGATCTGTTTAACTGTGAGGTTACTAACCTGAATGACTACCGAGAGAGTGTCTTTAAGCTCCTGCCTCAGTTGACCTACCTGGATGGCTATGACCGAGAGGATCGGGAAGCGCCTGACTCAGATGCTGAGGTGGATGGTGTGGATGAAGAAGAGGAGGATGAAG AAGGAGAAGatgaggaggacgaggaggatgAGGATGGTGAGGAGGAAGAGTTTGATGATGAAGACGATGAAGATGAAGACGAAGATGTAGAAGGGGAAGATGATGAAGACGAAGTCAGTGGGGAG GAAGAAGAATTTGGACACGATGGAGAAGTTGATGAAGATGAAGACGAGGAGGATGAAGATGAAGATGAAG aggaggaagaaagtgggaaaggtgaaaagaggaagagagaaacagacgATGAAGGAGAAGATGATTAA
- the ANP32B gene encoding acidic leucine-rich nuclear phosphoprotein 32 family member B isoform X3, with protein sequence MDMKRRIHLELRNRTPAAVRELVLDNCKSNDGKIEGLTAEFVNLEFLSLINVGLISVSNLPKLPKLKKLELSDNRIFGGLDMLAEKLPNLTHLNLSGNKLKDISTLEPLKKLEYLKSLDLFNCEVTNLNDYRESVFKLLPQLTYLDGYDREDREAPDSDAEVDGVDEEEEDEEGEDEEDEEDEDGEEEEFDDEDDEDEDEDVEGEDDEDEVSGEEEEFGHDGEVDEDEDEEDEDEDEEEEESGKGEKRKRETDDEGEDD encoded by the exons GTTCGAGAACTTGTTCTGGACAATTGCAAATCAAATGATGGGAAAATTGAGGGCTTAACAGCTGAATTTGTGAACTTAGAGTTCCTCAGTTTAATAAATGTAGGCTTGATTTCAGTTTCAAATCTCCCCAAACTACCTAAATTGAAAAAG CTTGAGCTCAGTGACAATAGAATCTTTGGAGGTCTGGACATGTTAGCAGAAAAACTTCCAAATCTCACACATCTAAACTTAAGTGGAAATAAGCTGAAAGATATCAGCACCTTGGAACCTTTG aaaaagtTGGAATATCTGAAAAGCCTGGATCTGTTTAACTGTGAGGTTACTAACCTGAATGACTACCGAGAGAGTGTCTTTAAGCTCCTGCCTCAGTTGACCTACCTGGATGGCTATGACCGAGAGGATCGGGAAGCGCCTGACTCAGATGCTGAGGTGGATGGTGTGGATGAAGAAGAGGAGGATGAAG AAGGAGAAGatgaggaggacgaggaggatgAGGATGGTGAGGAGGAAGAGTTTGATGATGAAGACGATGAAGATGAAGACGAAGATGTAGAAGGGGAAGATGATGAAGACGAAGTCAGTGGGGAG GAAGAAGAATTTGGACACGATGGAGAAGTTGATGAAGATGAAGACGAGGAGGATGAAGATGAAGATGAAG aggaggaagaaagtgggaaaggtgaaaagaggaagagagaaacagacgATGAAGGAGAAGATGATTAA